TCGTATTCTTTTATATAACGGCAGATATACTCTGCCCAAAATTCCTTGTATTCCTCCTTTAATTTTCCCCCATGGTTCCTGTCTTCATTGGTTTTCATAAAAGCTGGTGGCGACCAAGGGGATAGCATTAAGTCAAACGCTTCTCCTCGTTCCTCTCTTGCAGCCCTTAACAGAGGCAGGATATATTCTTCCTCCTGCTGTAAGGAAAAAGACTTCATCTCCTTATCCTCTGCGTTCTCCATGGCACTATAATTCTTTAGGGAAAAGTCACAGCTATCAAGATGCGTGCGTATCATAGAATAGCGATTACCCTCTACTCCAAAATACAGTTTTATAACCTCTGACTGCTTTTCCTGTGAAAGCTTTGAAAAAGCATACCCGGCGGCTTCTGTAACAGCACCACCAAACCCTAACATAGTCTGGTAAGTACGTTCCGTATACACATTAACAACGTTCATTGCCGCACCTTTATCAACTGTAAGAGGTATTGTCTGCTTCTTTGTTACTTTTTTATTCCCTTCATACGTCGTTATAAAAAATTCCATTGCTGCACCCATAGTATGCAACCCCCTTTTATTATGAATTACTACAATTTAGTAACTGTTTTATTCTAATATAACCATTAGTTCTCTTATCCTTCCATCTCTAACCTTTAACGCTCTCTCTCCTGTCAAAACCTTTCCTCTTACACATTCACCTTCCGGCAGAAGAATTCTCTTAATAACGGCTTTATCTGCTCCAAAGGTCGCCTTTCTCCCTTTATTCTGGTAAGTTACTTTGCAACCAGAAAACAATATAAAGGAGACTTCTCCCCGTTCATCAAACATCCAGTCCGGCAGACGCGGTTTAAGATGCAAGACCAACTCACCATTTTCTAATGTAAATATCTGGTTACCGGCAAATAGCTCAATCCACATAGAAAGAAGTTCAGTAGTAGAACCGCTAAGTCTGGCTACATAACCTCTGCCATGTACTTTCGTATCAGGATTGGCACTGGAGGCTATAAAGGAGGAATTCTCCAATATGCTTCTTCCATATTGCATAGGTGGTAAAAATGGAATTAGTGTGGTCTTAATTTCCTCAAAATATTCCTTATATAAGCCTGCTTTTAACAGTGCCAAAAGGTATTTATACTCCATGTGCAAAAAGATGCTCTCCCGTTCCAGCCATCCCGGAGTAAAAGCTCTGATTCTTCCATTCTCCATGGAGATATTCTCAAGAGACACTGAGGTTTTATACATTTTTAGTTTTTTGTCATATAGGTCACTGGTTTTCACCTTATAATGTAGTTCCCTTGCCAAATCCTTATCCTCTAATCCAGCCAGCAGCTTTGCAGGTCCTTCTAAAAATACTGGTAATACCTTTAGCCTAAATGCTTTTACCTTTGCTTTTACGAATCCGTTATAGCCAAGAACCGGCTCCTTTTTATGGTTGAGTACCGATGAAAATTCTACGGCTTCGTAGGTAAAATACGTGGGAACAATACCCTTTCCGTAAGTGCATGCCTTATCTATTCCCATCTGTACTTTGTTCAGAAAACGATTAAAAACGGCGGAAAGGAGACTGGTATCCGCTATGCAGGTTTCTCCTTTTAATCTGAATCTTACCTTTTCACGGAACTCTTCCCGCAAGGACGTCATTTTATCCCAATAGGCAAACTCCTCCAAACTTTCAAGTGCCTCCATTGTCTTTATAAGAAACTCATGAATCTCAAGCGGAAGCGGCAAGGAAGATTCTTTCTGTATCCAGGTACGAATGAATATAAGGAGACGTTTTAATTCAAACGTTTCCGGCATTCCACTTCCAATCAGTCCCGGCAGACCATTCATAGCATCGTTCCAACCGGGCTTTCCGCCCTCCATCTCAATTCCCATCCCTTCCGGGTCAAGGGTGGTGAATTTAACCAGGGCTAACGTTACTAGTTTAACCATTAAGGTAGTTTCTATAATATTGCCCTTTTCATCCTTTAACCAATTCGTACCGTTCTTATTAAAATCTGGTGTATTAAACTTTTCCTCGCCATGAATTACGGCACCGTATTGCCTTACCTGTTCTTTATAGATTACATACTTTTCACTTCTGGGCAGTACATAAGCACCACTGTCGTAAAAACGATAGGTGTTATCCTGAAATAAAAGCGCAATCATTTTGTCAGGATATATTTTTTGATAGTCTTCAATTAAATCCAAGGTATAATTCCAATGATCGCTCCAATAGCCCTCTCCAAAACCTGCCTCTATATTCTGATTACAAAAGGTAATGAGCTTTGCTATAAATTCGTCATCACTAACACCTAAGCGTACTTGCTTATCTGCAAGATAGGCTGCTGCTTGCCCGGGCGTAAACGGCTGTTCTAGAAAAGCCTTCATTTTGTCAATACCCTGAATTACATTGGAGGTTATAAACTCTTCTGCTGCCTCCCTTGTTTCTTCTCTTATTTGAAACGTGGAAGGCCTTACTTCCAATGGGTTATACCCATCTATCTGAAGCAGGTTGTAGAAGGTTTTTATATTAAAGCTGTCCATATCCTTATGAAAGAATACATCATTTCTTCGGTTCTGGCAGACATCTCTGAAGTTGCCGTTCCCTTGGGAATAATATTCACCAGCTATGGAAAAAAAGTTATAATCCCGTTCCGGGTCTCCATGCTTTCTGCTAAATAGATGGATAACTGCTTTAGTATCTCCCTCTTTAAATATATAAGGATATCCGCCTCTTAAAAAGTTGTCAAGATAACATTGTTTTACATATTGGTCAAATACAGAAACTGCCGTATGGGTATCTACATCCTGCGTAAGTTCTTTAACAATCTCCTCTGCTCTTTGTTCCTTTTCATCAAAGTATCCGTCAATACAAAAATGGATGCTGTTCTTTATAATCTGTTCCGGTGTACGAGAATAGCCTGTCAAGGTAGAGAAACGACAAATCTCACCGGGTTTTAACGAAGTCTTCACCGGCGTAAAACCACAAGGTATCTTATTAGCATAGCACTGTTCCTGTTTTAATACGCCTGCTAATCCCTCTTCTAAAAAGCATACAGGATAAAGCAAAGAAGTTTCTTGTCCAAAGATAACTTCCCCATCATAAATAACAGGTAAAATACTGCCCTCTTTCACCGTCAGATAATAATAGCCTCCCTCTATTTCATCCACTTTAGCAGAATCGTCACTGGTTGCACGTAGTGTATAGTAAGGAATTGTATCTCTATGTTTAATCTCCGTCCAGCTCTTTAGCAGATTGGACATTTCTTTAAAATCCCCATTTTTAATCCCGTATGGAATAATTTTAGGAAGTCCGTCAAGGAGTTCAATGTCCTTTTCTTCCTCACTGATATTTTCAAGCTCTACCTTCCTTACCAGTCCCCCCACTGGCTCTTCTGGTAAGACATAATATGTAATGGTTATTCTCAAACCGTAATCTGCATTTGTCTCCTGAATCTTAAAGCTATTCTTGTTCATGTACATAGTGCGTTCTGTCTTTAGTAAACTTGGAAAAAATGGTTCATAAAAAACCCCGTTACAGCGAATAAAGGTACGAAAACCTTTTACAGCGGTATTCTCATAAGCGGTATTGGCAGGATTAAACTCCATAATGGCATTACTTTTATTATGTACTCCAAAACTGTTAATACCCTGTCCCCGGTTGGTATAATAGACCCATACAGGAATCCCCCGAATTCCTGCAAGTCCCGGCAGAAAACTAGAAAAAGCCGGTAATTTATCGTAATCCTCCATAACATAAGTTTCACCCTCTAAAAAATATCTTCTCATAATTATTATCATGCCCTTTCCCATACCTGCAACCTTTAAGTTACAGGCACAAATTTGCGT
The nucleotide sequence above comes from Anaerocolumna cellulosilytica. Encoded proteins:
- a CDS encoding cellobiose phosphorylase, giving the protein MIIIMRRYFLEGETYVMEDYDKLPAFSSFLPGLAGIRGIPVWVYYTNRGQGINSFGVHNKSNAIMEFNPANTAYENTAVKGFRTFIRCNGVFYEPFFPSLLKTERTMYMNKNSFKIQETNADYGLRITITYYVLPEEPVGGLVRKVELENISEEEKDIELLDGLPKIIPYGIKNGDFKEMSNLLKSWTEIKHRDTIPYYTLRATSDDSAKVDEIEGGYYYLTVKEGSILPVIYDGEVIFGQETSLLYPVCFLEEGLAGVLKQEQCYANKIPCGFTPVKTSLKPGEICRFSTLTGYSRTPEQIIKNSIHFCIDGYFDEKEQRAEEIVKELTQDVDTHTAVSVFDQYVKQCYLDNFLRGGYPYIFKEGDTKAVIHLFSRKHGDPERDYNFFSIAGEYYSQGNGNFRDVCQNRRNDVFFHKDMDSFNIKTFYNLLQIDGYNPLEVRPSTFQIREETREAAEEFITSNVIQGIDKMKAFLEQPFTPGQAAAYLADKQVRLGVSDDEFIAKLITFCNQNIEAGFGEGYWSDHWNYTLDLIEDYQKIYPDKMIALLFQDNTYRFYDSGAYVLPRSEKYVIYKEQVRQYGAVIHGEEKFNTPDFNKNGTNWLKDEKGNIIETTLMVKLVTLALVKFTTLDPEGMGIEMEGGKPGWNDAMNGLPGLIGSGMPETFELKRLLIFIRTWIQKESSLPLPLEIHEFLIKTMEALESLEEFAYWDKMTSLREEFREKVRFRLKGETCIADTSLLSAVFNRFLNKVQMGIDKACTYGKGIVPTYFTYEAVEFSSVLNHKKEPVLGYNGFVKAKVKAFRLKVLPVFLEGPAKLLAGLEDKDLARELHYKVKTSDLYDKKLKMYKTSVSLENISMENGRIRAFTPGWLERESIFLHMEYKYLLALLKAGLYKEYFEEIKTTLIPFLPPMQYGRSILENSSFIASSANPDTKVHGRGYVARLSGSTTELLSMWIELFAGNQIFTLENGELVLHLKPRLPDWMFDERGEVSFILFSGCKVTYQNKGRKATFGADKAVIKRILLPEGECVRGKVLTGERALKVRDGRIRELMVILE